GCTCCAGGCGTACCTGGTCTGCGATATTCCTGGGGATGGCTCTTTTCTCCACCGCTCGCCGGAGCAGGGTTTCTAGCCGCAACACGTAGGCTGagaccttctctccctcctcctgatAGGTCTTCAGGTACTTCACCTGGGAGGTCCTGCGGCTCTCCAGGCTTCCGAACACTTGCTTAAAAGCCTCCAAACACTCTTCCACGCTGATGGCTGCGTTGTCTGCCTGCACTATGTGCATGAGGTCCAGGGCAGGGCCGCGCAGGCTTTCCATCAAccaccttttcttttctgcttccgCTACCGGCCACTCTTTGACGATCTCAGTGGCTTGTTCCAACCAGATTTCAAAGGGCTCTTCCTCGGGAGCAGGCACGGCACTCCCTGAGAACACTCTCAGTTTCCGGTATCTCATGGGCAGCAGAGGCTGCGGGGCATGTGCCATCGCCTGTCCCAACCAATGCGCCAATAACTCTGGCGATACACACGACGCGGTGGCCGGAGACACTCCCTCATGCCCGAGGGCCCGGAACATCCCCGAGACTGTCTGCCCCTCTTTTTCCAGAAATAGGTTCAGTCGTTCAAGAAATTCCGTGTCCTGGTTAGGGGTCTTGAAGACTACTTTCCAGATCCCCCCCTTTCCCTGAACCTCACTGGGGATCACTGAGACGTCAGTATCTTCCATAAGCTCCAGTAAGACCGCATTGGCATTCTCCTGTTTCCTGAATATTTTGCCAAGCAGTCTATACCTGCCCAGAGACTTCAAAGTCTCCTGGAGGACCTCCTGAATCTCAGTCTCATTACAGTCCACTGGTATCCCCATAACCATCAGGGACTTCTGTTCATCCACGCTCATGATCCTGCACCAGTCCTCCAACAGGGCCAGTGCCATGGTCCCGGTATTTGCTTGCTCTAACTCTACAGCTACCAACTCCTTTGTGGTGCAGATACGCGCTGCAGTAGGACTCAGAATATCCTGGGTGAGCTCCTGAACTTCTACTTCCCGGGTGAATGGGTCCTAGGCCACTCCCCCAGTAGTCCCCAAGTCTTGGGGACCAATAACCCTTACTCTTACCGTGTAGTGGTAAGAACACAGCACTGCCAGTTCTGTCTCTAGACCTGAGCCAAGATGCCTGGTTGGGTATCTCGGTAATGCCTGCGCCACTCCCTGTGGCTCTGCTGTCCAGGGGCTGCTGTGGCTCTCTCCCGGACGCTAGCAGCCACGTGGTGGTGTTGACCCTTCTCCAACGCCCCAGCCACCTACAAAAGCTGTTCTCACTAGCCACTGGGAAAGGCCTCCACTCGGGCACCCAGTGATCTCGAAGAGAAGTGTCCCAGCAAGGTGGCTTGGACTCCTAGTAAAACAATGGTCAGTTTTACCACACAGCACTCTCCTCCCTGGGGAGCACCGTGCTTTGGTTCAGGATTCAAGTGGGGGTAGACCAGGGGTTCTGTATCATTTTGGATTTGCATCTGCCCCACTCTGTCAGACCTCTTCTTTGCTTAGAgtgactttctattttttctcttggGGGACCCTCCTGCAATCTGGCTTCCCCATCATTTACTCATCAGGCATGCCAATTAATGTCTGAGCCATGGTTGAAGACAGGACTTGAGATTTTCCCCCATGTGAAGAATGAAATTAGATATGGCTAGATACCTGTGTATGTGTTCCAGTTGTTCATGAGAGTCACGAGCTTATTTAGTAGCTTCTAGAAAAGGAAGGTGTCACCCATCTCCACACAATGGTGTGTCTGGGTCCTTCTTAGCTCCAGCCAAGCCAAGCTGCCCTGTTACACATAAATAACAACAATATATATTTATGGCTTGATGATATCCAGTGATGACTGTTaatgaacttattttaaaaatgacaatccTTTACAATATAATTAAGTCTACTAAACAATATGGAGTTGCCCCATTTCTTTGACTAAAAAATCCAATTAATCAAACATTTAAAACCAACTTAATATAGGTATAATAATTTAACTTATATACCATACTATACTATAGGCATAATGATTTAGTATAggttaaccattttttaaaagatttaatttatttatttgagagagagaaagaacaagtgagaaagagagaacaagcaggagcagagggagagggagaagcagaacccccactgagcaaggagcccaaagcggggttccatctcagaaccctggaatcacaatctgagccaaaggcagaggcttaagcaactgagccacccaggtgtccctaggtttaacaattaaaaaaaaaatctcagaaccaAATATGTTAAACTTGGAATTATGAATTCTCTTTTGTTATGTGTGGGCAGACTTTGCAAATGCACAACTAGGTGTTTCTTTTgctataaatgttaaaaatgcttcATAACATTTAAGTGTGAACAGGTcattggaggaaaaagaaaaacaggaagcaCATGTGTGGAGAGTGGTGGAGACCAGGGGATATAGGAAGGGAAGAGTTCCTACTGTCTCCCACTTACTGCCATGTGCTGTGTGTTATGGGGCTACGAATATCCTTCTGTAGGCCTGAAACATCCCATCAGTCCAAATGGGGTCCGTATGCCACAGATGTCAGCCCACAGCTATGGTGGCAGCTGCTCTGCCGCAGGCACATTTTCTGAGTCCTTCTGGAAGGTGCTGAAGGCATGGCATGTGCCAGAGGGCCAGGAGGGCCAAATGCTGGATCTGAACCCCCAGCCAGCAGCCCCAAGGATCTGAGTTTCTCCGTGCCATACTTTCCCTTCTAAGATATGAGGGGTAACCTTTCTCTCCTCATAATATTTAGAGGAAATAGGAACTGTATAAAGGTATCCACTGCCCAGGAAGAAACATCTCCAAGGtctacataataaaggccatgttgAGGTTAGGCTACCTTTGGCCAGCGGCTTTTTCCAAAGGTGATCTCTACCTGCAATGGAAATATttggacatgaaaaaaaaaaaaagtaaaaatcttgtATTTTCTCATGTAAAGATGGGATACATTGGAAAAGGAATCAGATATTCACCTGTAATTGTTGGATCATTTAGCTAGATAGTGACCTTGGCCAAAGCGCCTCACTCTCTCTAAATCTGTTTCCTGCTCTGGAAATAGGTGATGATAAAGCACTCCTCTCATGGGCTAGCTCTGGGTAGGAAATGATGTAATTTCTGTGGAAGCACTTTATTCAAATCCGAAGCACATCGGGTGCGAAGTCCaaatgtctgcctctggctctcttGGGCCCCTCCACACAAATATTTTTCCCCTCTCGCAGTCTCCTGTTCTCAGCCGGGTCTTCCTTCCCACCTGTAATGGTGGGCTAGTCTTCAAACTGTCACTGGTCGTTCTCCAAATTTAACTCCATTCTCCAAACTGTCCCTCAcgatggggggtggggcagggaggtaTCTGAGCTTATCCTTCCATGCGCAAGGGCTGACAATGGGAATGGATCCTTGGTCGCACTACACTGCGCGACGGTCTTGCGGTAT
The DNA window shown above is from Neovison vison isolate M4711 chromosome 11, ASM_NN_V1, whole genome shotgun sequence and carries:
- the PNMA2 gene encoding paraneoplastic antigen Ma2: MALALLEDWCRIMSVDEQKSLMVMGIPVDCNETEIQEVLQETLKSLGRYRLLGKIFRKQENANAVLLELMEDTDVSVIPSEVQGKGGIWKVVFKTPNQDTEFLERLNLFLEKEGQTVSGMFRALGHEGVSPATASCVSPELLAHWLGQAMAHAPQPLLPMRYRKLRVFSGSAVPAPEEEPFEIWLEQATEIVKEWPVAEAEKKRWLMESLRGPALDLMHIVQADNAAISVEECLEAFKQVFGSLESRRTSQVKYLKTYQEEGEKVSAYVLRLETLLRRAVEKRAIPRNIADQVRLEQVMAGANLSEVLWCRLRELKDQGPPPSFLELMKVIREEEEEEASFENENTEEPDEGDGYGRWDHEADD